Within the Sarcophilus harrisii chromosome 2, mSarHar1.11, whole genome shotgun sequence genome, the region atttctcctctctctctccccattgtCAGGAAGTCCTTATCGTTAACCTAAATCTCTCCTGCTTGCTCCTGCTTGATTCACTGGGAGGGAGGACAGGCGGGAATGTCTCTTTAGACGTTCAGGGACCATTATCCCCCCTCATTCTTCTCCTCTTGGACTGAATGATCCTATTAGTAGCTTTCCTCATGGGTTTTGGATTCCCCAACTCTTTGGGGACATCTTCTCTACTGGGATTGCCAATCTACCTTGGATTGAGCAGCCAGATGGAGGCTGAGTATCAGGGAGATTCCAAATAATCCCCCATTGGGGAGGATGGCAGTTCCCGTGGCAACAGCTTTCAGAAATACAGCCCTGCATGGCTGGATCTCTCCCTAGACTGGACATTCTCCGAGGGGGAGGGCTGGCCCTAAGCTTTGTGGACTGGCCAGTGGACCAAGCACCTCCTCAAAGTCCCCTGATAATATCCTCGTCACCTCCTTAAGTCACAAAGGACACAGTCTGCCCCTCAGCCATCCAACTGTCATATACCAACTCATTTTCCAAAAGATCCTGGACTTTGGGAGTGTTATTCCTGCTATCAGCCTCCCAGATCATGGCGGGACCTGGCAGCTACCACACCCAAGTTCTAGCACAGTACTTTGCATACAGTAGGCACATcataaatgtttagtgaattgAACTGTCAAATAGACTTTTATTGCCTTCTCTTCTGGGTTTTCCAGACCGTGTCCCTTTGTCAAAGATTGCGAGCATTCAGAGGTTTTTTTAAAGGTTCACAAAGCGCTTACTATgtgttacttcatttgatcctcccaaccaCCCTGTGGCTGctgtcattattcccattttatcacTGAAAAACCGAGCATTAAGAGAACCCCAGGGCCACATGGCTAGTATCTggggcaggacttgaactcaggacctgCTCACTCAGGGCAGATGCCCTCCCCTCCACTTGCCAGAATCTCTGCACTGGAAGGCTGTTCCCAGGTAATTCCAGGTGGTGGGAGAATAGGAAATGTCTCTACAGCATCCAGGACAAATGTTAACAGAGCCTCTTCCTGGGGGATGTCTAGCAACCAACTCGCCACATCCTGAAGCAAATCACTCCACTATTTGGCAATTCTAATTCCAGTGAACAGAGCGCTGGACCAGGAGTCACTGAGACAGgagggacctgaattcaaatccagcctcagatacttcctacctgtgtgtaaccctggacaagtcatttcatccttttTACCTGTTTCCTGAActataaaatgggctagagaaggaaatggccaatcactccagGACCTCTGCTAAGAGAACCCCAAATTAAGTAGAGCTGGACACCACGGAACAACAATTGTATACTGAAACAAAAGTCTGCCTCTCGATAACTTCTCTCCACGGACTCTGGCTCTGACCAGAGAGGCTGAGcagactggatttttttttttaattttattttttatttatctattttattattatttttttaatccctcaCCCACATAACTGTGCCAGTGTCTGAAGGCGGCTCTTCTAGACTTTCTAGACATCCCATGGTAATGTGGGATTCCCCCACttaattccttattttcttccaatCCTAAATAAAGGGGAAGAGGAATGGGGAAGACTTAGAATTGATGGACTCTGAGGGCAAGCCCAGCCCCACGGTATGGGGCAAAACAAAaggagcactgaatttggagtcatgtGGTATGACCTTAACTGCAATTCAGGCTCCTCATTTGACAAAGGTAAAGGAGAgactagattattaaattttcttccaGTTCCAAAAAATCAAAGATGCTACAATCTATGATTCAAAGCACTTAATTATTCTCCAAGCTACATGCACTAGATCCCTTGACAAATGGAGGACATGGCCTCTAGTCCTCTTGGTGCCCCTGTCTTGGCTACAGTACAGAGTCTGTGCCCTTCCTAAAAAGAGTGCTCAGAACTGGACAGAGGGCTCCAGATGTGGTCTCATCAAGGAGGAGGACACTCTATTAATGCAGCTTAAAATCACCTGAGCTCTGGGAACTATCACAGTAGAATGATGTCCACTCAGATACCAAGATCATTTTCCTTATGAAGATTTGGTTGACCAATAAAACCCCTGTCCTTCCTATTCCTCTTAGGACGAATTCCAAATGACTAATTAGAACAAATTTGTCATTTATAATGTTGGTCACTGGCCCAGAGGTCCCTTAATAGTGGAGGCCTAAATTCTGACTCTCAGAGGTCAAGCATCCCAACCTCCCTTTGGACATCATTGAGAAAATGCCCAACAGGGCAGCCGTAGTAGACCAGAAGCCAGAGTCAACATACAAGGAAGTTCCCCAAGAGCCTACCTCCATTGTGTAAGTTTTGCCAGCCCCAGTCTGTCCGTAGGCAAAAATGCAGACATTGTAGCCATCGATGCATGAAGTGATCAAAGCCTGGACTTCTTGGAACACCTGCCAAGGAGGAtgggagaagagaatgaaagtgACTCTTTCAGGGAGGCAGTTTGTCTTCTCTCTGCAAATAATGTCCCCATCAGCAAAGAGAAGAGATTGAGATTCTGGCTTACATTCAAGACATCTCAGAGCTGAAtggttttatttcacaaatttagGAAAGACTTTTGGGAAAGTTctattcatttactcatttattcaGCCAACTGATCAACCTaaccaataataataaattctttattaacaaaatacaacaacGCATTGTTattactgaatgaataaatgaaccgAGCCTTCCTAAACAGAACTTTCTCAGTTAATCATGTCATTATGTAGACAAATAGATGAATAATAGTGCATTTATTTAATAACAAGTAGATCACTATATAGTTGAATAGATACATTTCTTACTGTTGAATGAAAGGGATTTTCTtaaaactgatgaaattaaaagGGCTTCATTTTCCCTAATACCTTCCTTAGATTTTATactgagaaagggaagggaataagcatttctaaagcacctactgtgtgccagttactgtgctaaacactttacaaatattatctcatttgatccttgaaatCACCCTGAgacataaatgttattattatttctgttgacaattcaaatctggctttagacaacTTAATCATTATGGGACTATGGGCAAATCaacttaacctctgttttcctcaatttcctcacctgtaaaatgggaataataaacaACAGCACCTACATTTGtggagttattgtgaagatcaagtaggatatttgtaaaatgcttagcacagagtcCGGCACataaaggtatttattaaatgcttgttgactggcttTCTCTGCGGGGAGGGGAACCATCACTCACATCTTGTTGGGTTGCGTGTGGAGGAAACACTTTGTCCAGCTCAAAAGACACTGACTTTCCTTTGTGTAGCAAGTGGATGACAGCATCATCGTCAGAGTCAAAAGTCACCGCGTTGGCAGCCTCAGACCCGTCCCCGTCCTCTTTGGTGATGGGCCGGACCCGGCCAATCACACGGATGTTTCCTTCATTACAGAGTGCAGgaagaaaggttaagaaaaaagATCAGTGCAAAATGGAAATCACAATCGTGACAAATTCTCACAACCTTCCTCAGCCCAGAAACACTTAGCTCGATCATGCACACTGGCTACAAAGCTTTTTCTATTACTATTTTTCTCTGTGGAGGGTgcatataatacataatacatgataataaaattatcaaaaaaaatcaataatatagGATTTGTATAAAACaaaagtagcatttattaagagcctactatgcaTTGGATACTGAATTAAACACgttataaatattattgcttttgatcctcacaaccacctcaGGAATCAGATCATCCTAATTTACAGTTGAGAAATCTGAGACAGACAGTTGTTAAGTGACTTtattaggatcacacagccagttaagtagctgagcctagatttgaactcgagtctctgatttcaagcccagctGTCCCGAAAGAATTCTACCAGTAACAGCAAGAAAAGGCTATTACTGTCACTAAAACTTTATAGAGACCCATGATGGTTGACAGCACATACACACCCCACCTCCAACAAGATTTCTGAGACCAGTTAGATctctaaaattattaaatactactcataaatacaatgatccaagacaattcaaaaagacccatgatgaaaaattctatccacccCCCAGAGGGTAAACTGATGAACTGAGTACAGATTCAAAcatgcttttttctctttcttcagatGGGGGATAGAGAGAGGAGTTTTTGCAACATGGCAATAGTTTTGTATGGGTTTACATATATAACTGCTACATTGCTTGCATTGTCAAGGAGTCAAGGAAAGGGTAGAAGGAAAGATGAGGatgtagaactcaaaattttaaaaaaatattatgttaaaaattttttattcataattgggaaatagtgaattaaaaatatcaaaataaatacaaattaaataaaaatgtacatgtaatttgaaaacatttaaatgaaatagataaaaatattttttaattattaagcacttttagtaaatatttatgatatatcaATACAGTGGCAAGTgctaagattacaaagaaaagcaaaaacaagttGTTTATATAATTATGAGATTTATGCAAAGTAAAAGGAAGATTCTCAATAACATTTGACAAAGGACATCCACTAGCAACCCCAGCCATCCTAGCTCATTCCTCAGGGtaaaaataagcatatattaagcacttttatgtgccaggaattgtattaggcactttacaaatatcatctcaattGATCCTGAGAGACCAGGGGTCTTGTTCCATTGCTGAAAGATGCAGATGCCATTTATTCAATTTCAGAAACTTTCTGAAAccgttttcttcttttctcaaccTGTCCCCTGATCCAGAATTATAGCACCAGTGTAGCACTGATGGCTTTAACTCCCTTCCACTCTGCTCCCCTAAAACCCCAGTCCAAACCTACCCTCCTCctaccctcccctcccccccccctttattcCTCACCTTTCAGCCTCACCAGCTCATTGTGGCACTTTTTGCGGAGCTGCAGTTCCCGGCGGTATTTCCTCAGCAATTCACGGTTTGTGTTGTTCACTTCTTCGATGGCTTGGCCAATCTGAGGAAAGGAAGATGGAAGAGGTGAGCAAGAACTAAGTAGTCCTCTTCTCCCCGCAGCGTGGTTATGGAGCCTAAAAGGgcttcccttttccccatatCCAGGCAAGATGGTCCACATCCTGAAGTTTGGGAGACAGCACTGAGCCAGGATTTGTCTAGGCTCTACCATTAATTTGTTGTGtattcctggacaagtcacttgtccCCTTCTCAACCCAAATTTTCTCTATTAAATGAAGGAGCTGGAAGGAACCCAGATCCAGGATTCTAGAAGCCTTGAAACTCATTAAGAAAGGCTGGAAGTAGGGATAGGAATCATGTCTGTGGTTGGGGTGGGTAAGAAGCCCCCCGGCCCCTTCCTAATACCCACCTCTGCTTTGGCACTCTTCAGGGCTTCCTGAAGCAGGAGAGGGAAATCTCGAACCTGCCTCTTCAGGCCATTGTAATCATTGGTGAGGGTCCGAAGGGCTGGCTGCAGAGTCAGGAGGTTGGTTCTGACGCCTGGAAATGGGAGGTGGGAAATGGAAAGTCAGTGATTGCTACTATGAGggatattatttattatctactaTTAAAGGGATAGTGAATGGCTAAGCACTCTCTTTTAGCCAAAGGCAGGGCAGATATCGTcagaaaatgaggtccagaaaaTCTGGAGGGAGGGGAAGGTGGTAGGAGAGAAGGgctcccctccctttctcaccTGCCAGGTTTTCATGCACAGCTTTCATTTCTACTTGGGCCCTTGCAAAAGCTTCCTCAATGGCCCGGTTCTTGTCCTCTTCCATGGTCTGCATCTCCTCCAGCATCTGCCCGTGAGCCCGCTCCAGCTCCGACTCGTACATCATGATCTGGGAGCCGGGAAGAAGAAAACCTGGAAAAGCTGCATCCCTGGGCAGCTCTTCCTTTGAACAAGGTGCATCAACCCCCACCCTCCCTACATTCCCACTGCAGGTGATGGCAAAAACCCTGAATGGCCGGGAAGTCAGGGAGGAGACACAGAGGGTCTGTTTTCTAGTCTCTGCTTTGTCACTAACTCCCAGGGGGAACCCCTGCCCCTCTCTAGGTCTCAGAGATCTGACACCGATCCTATGAGTCaattcaacattcattcattcatcaaacatGTATTGAATGCCTACTGTGTTGCAAGACTCAATGATTCTCTTCAGTCTCAGGATGGCCCAGAATTCTTAAAGTCATaagcaatttgtaatttttttgtaaatttgtaattttttattgtttatttgtttgttttgctgaggcaattgggattgacttgcccagggtcacagcctACTATGGGCCAGACACTGTAATAAGCACtgatgatacaaaaaaagggcgaaagatagtccctgccctcaaggagttcacaatctaacaGAAGAAGGGAAAAGCTACATACAGGACAAACAGGAGAAAACTAACAGAGCGAATACCAGAATCAAAaggattttaattgagacttaaagAAGCCCCAGATGTCAGAAGCTGGAGTGGAAAAGGGAGGTTGTTCCAGGAatgggagacagagaaaatgcctgggGCCAAGAGATGGAGGGTTTTGTTCCTGGCACAGCTAAGAGGTTCAACCATCACCAGGCTGGCAGTTGGGTGATAAAAGTCTGGCCATGGAAACTCCCCAAGCCCATCCTCTAAGGCAGCAATTAAAGGGTTGTCTCAGGAGAAGAGAGCAGACACTGGTGAAATCATGACTCCTTAGCCCCTTACTAGAGtggaagctccatgagggcaaaCATTTCACATCCCTCCCAGCATCCAGTGAAGGGATCTGCACACAGCAGGGGCTGAATAAGTAcaaactctgtctctctgtttctatctctgtctctctgtgtctttatttctgtctctctgtgtctctctccatctctctctgctttttctctctctgtctttctttctccttctgtctctgtttctgtatctctgcgcctctgtctctccttttgcTAATGCAAGGATATGGAAGCTTCCCTAGGGACCATACCTGGGCCTTGAGCTGGGTTGTCGTGTGCTGAGAATTCTGAAGCTGCTGTTCCATTTCCTTCAGCACTTGCCTCTGCATCCCCACCTGCTCTTGTAAATACTGGTTCCGGGCTTCGGTTTCACACAGGGCCTGCTTAGTCTTGGATGAATCTACTTCCACCGTCTTGATGATGTACTAAAAGAGACATATAAAGAAAAGTTACTATCTTaccaggagagagacagagacaaagaaagaaaaaaaggagagaagagaggagaagagaagagaaaggcgggatgaggaggagaggagacacagagagacagaggcacagaaagagacagagagagaggcaggagaaagaaaagggaaaagatggaaagaagaaaaacgaagacagagacagaaaacaaaaagagaggagagaggaggagaggggaagaaacagaagagagagagaaggggaggggagcagggagaggtgaacaatgcagacaagactagCAGAACACTCTGTCTTTGCTGGATCAGCATCCTTCCTAAGGTCTCCCTATAGCCCCTTTATCCCCAACCGGACAGAAAGGACAAGCTGACCCAGGACAGTGGCAGTGGCCCATGGGGCAGAACAGCCCCTGTTAGGAGTCAGAGCCCTGGGCTTCAATCCTGGGCTTTGCAACTgacaacctcagtttccttttctgccaaATGTCAGGACTGGACTAGATCAGtgcttcttaaagttttttcaCTTATAactccctttttgcctgagaagtTTGTACATGACCTTAAGTATaagagtatataaaataggtatacaatcaaacatttactgataataaaccatcATTTCATGACCCCCtaattcagttatgagatcccacATGGGGTCGAAAACCACAGTTTAGACGAGCTGATCTCTAAAATTCCTGGATTCGGGTCAGGGAAGAACAGGGTTCGAGTCCCGTAGTTGTGGGACTCTGAGGAAAATCAATCTCCCCAAggctcagtctccttatctgaaaaatgggagagCTGGGGAGGGGATGTCTCCCAAGTTCTGAGATCACAGGTTCTCAGTTTCTCAGCTCCCGTTGATTAAGCAGCTATCGCTGCCGGACACCGAGTTCAGGGCCAAGGCGACACAAGAAAAACCCCACTAGTGTCTGTCCTCCAGGACCCTCTGGTCCAATGGGAGAGACAATGGGGGTATGTCCAAGACGGAGCCGGGGTGAGACCAGAACCGAGATCCCTCAGCCTTTCCTCCGCATACGGTGAAAGGGCGGCCCAGCTCGTTTCTAGGAGTCGccacttcctccctctcccccaaagtCAGTTTTCTGGAAGTTACCCAAAGTGACAGCCGAGGCAGGGCCGGCCACGGGCGCGTCATCGGGGAACGAGCCCGCTCCCCGGCCCGGGGCTGGCTACCTGCGCCGGTAGAGTCCGCTCCCCCGGGAGTTCCCGCGGCCGGCCCCGCCTCCAGCCTGCCGCCTGCCTCCGCGGGGGAGGGGCTCGTGGGCCTCACCTTGATGGGCTGAGGCTGCGCCTTGAGGGTGGCGATGGTCTCCTGGCTGTCCCGCAGGCGCCGGCTCAGCCGCTCCTCTTCCTCGGCCTTCTCGGCCAGCGAGTCCTTGAGGCGCAGCTCGACCTCGGCCAGCCGGTCGGTCTTCTGGTGCACCTCCAGGTCCAGCTCGGCCAGCCGGCTCTTGTTCTCCTCCGTCTCCAGCTGCAGCTGGGCCAGCTTCTCCCGCAGCTGGGCGCTCtcctggggggagagggggggggggggtcaggccGGGCCGCCCGCCGCCTGcggcccggccccggcccggcccggccccgcaCACCTTGCTGTGCTCACACTCGGAGCACGGGGGCGGCCGCGCCCGCAGCTCCTGCAGCTCCGCCTCGCATCGCTTCATGTCCTGCCGCAGCCGCTCATTCTCCACCATCAGCAGGTCCCGGTGCTTCTCCAAGTCTGTGCCCCCCTGGAAGGAGAAAGGCCGGCATGGGCAGGGCCGCGGGGGGAGAGAGGGACCCCGACG harbors:
- the KIFC3 gene encoding kinesin-like protein KIFC3 isoform X4, which encodes MIQKMVESMSQLQEEKGQLQEQLMALQKKLALRESDQQAVSTQLQTQVENLKEKLIGQVQEVNRLRSELGGTDLEKHRDLLMVENERLRQDMKRCEAELQELRARPPPCSECEHSKESAQLREKLAQLQLETEENKSRLAELDLEVHQKTDRLAEVELRLKDSLAEKAEEEERLSRRLRDSQETIATLKAQPQPIKYIIKTVEVDSSKTKQALCETEARNQYLQEQVGMQRQVLKEMEQQLQNSQHTTTQLKAQIMMYESELERAHGQMLEEMQTMEEDKNRAIEEAFARAQVEMKAVHENLAGVRTNLLTLQPALRTLTNDYNGLKRQVRDFPLLLQEALKSAKAEIGQAIEEVNNTNRELLRKYRRELQLRKKCHNELVRLKGNIRVIGRVRPITKEDGDGSEAANAVTFDSDDDAVIHLLHKGKSVSFELDKVFPPHATQQDVFQEVQALITSCIDGYNVCIFAYGQTGAGKTYTMEGTVENPGINQRALQLLFSEVQEKSSDWEYTITVSVAEIYNEALRDLLGKEPQEKLEIKLCPDGSGQLYVPGLTEFKVQSVEDINRVFEFGHTNRTTEYTNLNEHSSRSHALLIITVRGTDYSTGLRTTGKLNLVDLAGSERVGKSGAEGSRLREAQYINKSLSALGDVISALRSRQGHVPFRNSKLTYLLQDSLSGDSKTLMLVQVSPVEKNTSETLCSLKFAERVRSVELGPGSRRAELMSWSSQEHLEFEGSLVQTPSSARSYSSSSSGTPISRSSSIRRKLQTSGKMKPVPV
- the KIFC3 gene encoding kinesin-like protein KIFC3 isoform X5, which produces MNVEKTGGRLFGTGKCSGLSGTRQLPMIQKMVESMSQLQEEKGQLQEQLMALQKKLALRESDQQAVSTQLQTQVENLKEKLIGQVQEVNRLRSELGGTDLEKHRDLLMVENERLRQDMKRCEAELQELRARPPPCSECEHSKESAQLREKLAQLQLETEENKSRLAELDLEVHQKTDRLAEVELRLKDSLAEKAEEEERLSRRLRDSQETIATLKAQPQPIKYIIKTVEVDSSKTKQALCETEARNQYLQEQVGMQRQVLKEMEQQLQNSQHTTTQLKAQIMMYESELERAHGQMLEEMQTMEEDKNRAIEEAFARAQVEMKAVHENLAGVRTNLLTLQPALRTLTNDYNGLKRQVRDFPLLLQEALKSAKAEIGQAIEEVNNTNRELLRKYRRELQLRKKCHNELVRLKGNIRVIGRVRPITKEDGDGSEAANAVTFDSDDDAVIHLLHKGKSVSFELDKVFPPHATQQDVFQEVQALITSCIDGYNVCIFAYGQTGAGKTYTMEGTVENPGINQRALQLLFSEVQEKSSDWEYTITVSVAEIYNEALRDLLGKEPQEKLEIKLCPDGSGQLYVPGLTEFKVQSVEDINRVFEFGHTNRTTEYTNLNEHSSRSHALLIITVRGTDYSTGLRTTGKLNLVDLAGSERVGKSGAEGSRLREAQYINKSLSALGDVISALRSRQGHVPFRNSKLTYLLQDSLSGDSKTLMLVQVSPVEKNTSETLCSLKFAERVRSVELGPGSRRAELMSWSSQEHLEFEGSLVQTPSSARSYSSSSSGTPISRSSSIRRKLQTSGKMKPVPV
- the KIFC3 gene encoding kinesin-like protein KIFC3 isoform X6; amino-acid sequence: MVGGLYPRLEGRQGSQKEELRKESSRHEVQPMEMSGVQDMKDLGGIANRLVSLDWSKKTGKVENLKEKLIGQVQEVNRLRSELGGTDLEKHRDLLMVENERLRQDMKRCEAELQELRARPPPCSECEHSKESAQLREKLAQLQLETEENKSRLAELDLEVHQKTDRLAEVELRLKDSLAEKAEEEERLSRRLRDSQETIATLKAQPQPIKYIIKTVEVDSSKTKQALCETEARNQYLQEQVGMQRQVLKEMEQQLQNSQHTTTQLKAQIMMYESELERAHGQMLEEMQTMEEDKNRAIEEAFARAQVEMKAVHENLAGVRTNLLTLQPALRTLTNDYNGLKRQVRDFPLLLQEALKSAKAEIGQAIEEVNNTNRELLRKYRRELQLRKKCHNELVRLKGNIRVIGRVRPITKEDGDGSEAANAVTFDSDDDAVIHLLHKGKSVSFELDKVFPPHATQQDVFQEVQALITSCIDGYNVCIFAYGQTGAGKTYTMEGTVENPGINQRALQLLFSEVQEKSSDWEYTITVSVAEIYNEALRDLLGKEPQEKLEIKLCPDGSGQLYVPGLTEFKVQSVEDINRVFEFGHTNRTTEYTNLNEHSSRSHALLIITVRGTDYSTGLRTTGKLNLVDLAGSERVGKSGAEGSRLREAQYINKSLSALGDVISALRSRQGHVPFRNSKLTYLLQDSLSGDSKTLMLVQVSPVEKNTSETLCSLKFAERVRSVELGPGSRRAELMSWSSQEHLEFEGSLVQTPSSARSYSSSSSGTPISRSSSIRRKLQTSGKMKPVPV
- the KIFC3 gene encoding kinesin-like protein KIFC3 isoform X7, producing MPDAGETKTKVKKFLTSRSLPLVENLKEKLIGQVQEVNRLRSELGGTDLEKHRDLLMVENERLRQDMKRCEAELQELRARPPPCSECEHSKESAQLREKLAQLQLETEENKSRLAELDLEVHQKTDRLAEVELRLKDSLAEKAEEEERLSRRLRDSQETIATLKAQPQPIKYIIKTVEVDSSKTKQALCETEARNQYLQEQVGMQRQVLKEMEQQLQNSQHTTTQLKAQIMMYESELERAHGQMLEEMQTMEEDKNRAIEEAFARAQVEMKAVHENLAGVRTNLLTLQPALRTLTNDYNGLKRQVRDFPLLLQEALKSAKAEIGQAIEEVNNTNRELLRKYRRELQLRKKCHNELVRLKGNIRVIGRVRPITKEDGDGSEAANAVTFDSDDDAVIHLLHKGKSVSFELDKVFPPHATQQDVFQEVQALITSCIDGYNVCIFAYGQTGAGKTYTMEGTVENPGINQRALQLLFSEVQEKSSDWEYTITVSVAEIYNEALRDLLGKEPQEKLEIKLCPDGSGQLYVPGLTEFKVQSVEDINRVFEFGHTNRTTEYTNLNEHSSRSHALLIITVRGTDYSTGLRTTGKLNLVDLAGSERVGKSGAEGSRLREAQYINKSLSALGDVISALRSRQGHVPFRNSKLTYLLQDSLSGDSKTLMLVQVSPVEKNTSETLCSLKFAERVRSVELGPGSRRAELMSWSSQEHLEFEGSLVQTPSSARSYSSSSSGTPISRSSSIRRKLQTSGKMKPVPV